In Cystobacter ferrugineus, the following proteins share a genomic window:
- a CDS encoding ATP-binding protein, translating to MSDTDTVLAGGGELGALLRSLDWSRTPLGPVEDWPPSLRTSVSTMLGSPYPIALYWGPEYVLMYNDAFRPILGSKHPGSVGVPARQALAEVWNVLEPMLEGVRTTWIPSYVQDLCVFLERRGFAEECFFTWSYIPTRDEESRFAGVFTIASETTRQVLSDRRFKTIRELSIRTALDKNVEGVLRSMEQVLAQAGADVPFALLYGVETGEARLVAGTGLERGGTAAPPQLALAEDSPWPVAEVLRSGREVLVEDLGSRFGVLPGGPWPEPATRALLLPMSLGSSTEANAVLVAGLSPRLPLDEGYRDFLRLLARQVAADTARARAYEEERRRAEQLAELDRAKTAFFSNVSHEFRTPLTLMLGPLEDALTDTEEPLASHQRERLSLVYRNGMRLSKLVNSLLDFSRLEAGRAKVAFQPTDLPAFTAELVSHFESAARRAGLLLTVDLQANSEPVWVDREAWEKVVFNLLSNALKYTFEGGITVTLRAQGGEAVLRVRDTGTGIPEQALPHVFERFHRVEGARARSHEGSGIGLALVQELVKLHGGSIHVRSVVGEGSTFSVHLPLGTAHLPSGRVLAREEARATQTRAEPYVAETLGWMDSEAGLRRGPPAPSPAPTSPRARVLVVDDNADMRAYVTGLLRPAFEVEAVGDGVRALELMRAHPPDLILSDVMMPRLGGFGLLREIRATESLKTVPFILLSARAGEEASVEGLEAGADDYLVKPFSARELLARVQSHLELARMRREAAAHEAREVSLREAVHARDDFLSVASHELKTPLAALRLQLETLERTLPGEVRALVSERLSAARRQIQRLAGLIETMLDVSLLAAGRLRLKLEPVDLAVLVTDGVAQMREELARQQCALTLESEASLRGEFDATRLGQLLRNLLSNAARYGAGKPVEVRLRREGRHARLEVVDHGMGVKPEHQARIFHRFERAVSARHFGGLGLGLWVSRQVVEAHGGSISLTDTPGGGATFTVELPLQGS from the coding sequence GTGAGCGACACGGACACGGTGCTCGCGGGCGGAGGCGAGCTGGGCGCGCTCCTGCGCTCCCTGGACTGGAGCCGCACGCCGCTGGGTCCCGTCGAGGACTGGCCCCCCTCCCTGCGCACCTCGGTCAGCACGATGCTCGGCTCGCCCTACCCCATCGCGCTGTACTGGGGGCCCGAGTACGTCCTGATGTACAACGACGCCTTCCGTCCCATCCTCGGAAGCAAGCACCCCGGCTCCGTCGGCGTGCCCGCGCGGCAGGCGCTCGCCGAGGTGTGGAACGTCCTGGAACCCATGCTCGAGGGCGTGAGGACCACCTGGATCCCGTCGTACGTGCAGGACCTGTGCGTCTTCCTGGAGCGCCGGGGCTTCGCGGAGGAGTGCTTCTTCACCTGGTCCTACATTCCGACCCGCGACGAGGAGAGCCGCTTCGCGGGCGTCTTCACCATCGCGAGCGAGACGACACGCCAGGTGCTCAGCGACCGGCGCTTCAAGACGATCCGCGAGCTGTCCATCCGCACCGCGCTCGACAAGAACGTGGAGGGCGTCCTGCGCTCCATGGAGCAGGTGCTCGCCCAGGCCGGCGCGGACGTGCCCTTCGCACTGCTCTATGGGGTGGAAACCGGCGAGGCGCGGCTCGTCGCCGGCACGGGCCTGGAGCGCGGCGGGACGGCCGCTCCGCCGCAACTGGCGCTCGCGGAGGACTCCCCCTGGCCCGTGGCCGAGGTCCTGCGCTCGGGCCGCGAGGTGCTCGTCGAGGACCTGGGCTCGCGCTTCGGAGTGCTGCCCGGCGGTCCCTGGCCCGAGCCGGCGACCCGCGCGCTGCTGCTCCCCATGTCCCTGGGCTCGAGCACAGAAGCCAACGCGGTGCTCGTGGCGGGGTTGAGCCCCCGGCTGCCCCTGGATGAGGGCTACCGCGACTTCCTGCGACTGCTCGCGCGTCAGGTGGCGGCGGACACGGCCCGCGCCCGGGCCTACGAGGAGGAGAGGCGGCGCGCCGAGCAGCTCGCGGAGCTGGACCGGGCGAAGACGGCCTTCTTCAGCAACGTCAGCCACGAGTTCCGCACGCCCCTGACGCTGATGCTCGGCCCTCTCGAGGACGCGCTCACCGACACGGAGGAGCCCCTGGCCTCCCATCAGCGCGAGCGCCTGTCACTCGTGTACCGCAACGGGATGCGCCTCTCCAAGCTCGTCAACAGCCTGCTGGACTTCTCCCGGCTGGAGGCGGGCCGGGCGAAGGTGGCCTTCCAGCCCACGGATCTCCCGGCCTTCACCGCCGAGCTCGTGAGCCACTTCGAGTCGGCCGCCCGGCGCGCGGGGCTCCTGCTCACCGTGGATCTCCAGGCGAACTCCGAGCCCGTCTGGGTGGATCGCGAGGCCTGGGAGAAGGTCGTCTTCAACCTGCTGTCCAATGCGCTCAAGTACACCTTCGAGGGAGGCATCACGGTGACATTGCGCGCGCAGGGGGGTGAGGCCGTCCTGCGGGTGCGCGACACCGGCACCGGCATTCCCGAGCAGGCCCTGCCCCACGTCTTCGAGCGCTTCCATCGGGTGGAGGGGGCGCGCGCGCGCAGCCATGAGGGCAGCGGCATCGGGCTCGCCCTGGTGCAGGAGCTCGTCAAGCTGCACGGCGGAAGCATCCACGTGCGGAGCGTCGTCGGCGAGGGCAGCACCTTCTCCGTGCATCTGCCGTTGGGCACCGCCCATCTTCCCAGCGGGCGCGTGCTCGCGCGGGAAGAGGCCCGAGCAACACAAACACGCGCCGAGCCCTACGTCGCCGAGACGCTGGGCTGGATGGACTCGGAAGCGGGCCTCCGGCGAGGGCCCCCTGCCCCCTCACCCGCCCCCACCAGCCCCCGGGCCCGCGTGCTCGTCGTGGACGACAACGCGGACATGCGCGCCTACGTCACGGGGCTGCTGCGCCCCGCCTTCGAGGTGGAGGCCGTGGGGGACGGTGTCCGGGCCCTGGAGTTGATGCGGGCCCACCCGCCGGACCTCATCCTCTCGGACGTGATGATGCCCCGGCTGGGCGGCTTCGGCCTGCTGCGCGAGATACGGGCAACGGAGTCCCTCAAGACCGTGCCCTTCATCCTGCTGTCGGCCCGCGCCGGCGAGGAGGCCTCCGTCGAGGGGCTCGAGGCCGGAGCGGACGACTACCTGGTGAAGCCCTTCAGCGCGCGGGAGTTGCTGGCCCGGGTGCAGTCCCACCTGGAGCTGGCGCGCATGCGCCGGGAAGCCGCGGCGCACGAGGCCCGAGAGGTGAGCCTGCGAGAAGCCGTCCATGCGCGTGATGACTTCCTGTCGGTGGCGAGCCACGAGCTCAAGACGCCCCTGGCCGCCTTGCGCCTTCAACTCGAGACCCTGGAGCGGACGCTGCCCGGCGAGGTGCGGGCGCTCGTGAGCGAGCGGCTCTCCGCGGCGCGCCGGCAGATCCAACGGCTCGCGGGCCTCATCGAGACGATGCTGGACGTGTCCCTGTTGGCCGCGGGCCGGTTGCGCCTGAAACTGGAGCCGGTGGACCTGGCCGTGCTCGTCACGGACGGCGTCGCGCAGATGCGCGAGGAACTGGCCCGGCAGCAGTGCGCCCTCACGCTCGAGTCGGAGGCGAGCCTGCGCGGCGAGTTCGATGCCACGCGCCTGGGGCAGCTCTTGCGCAATCTCCTGTCGAACGCGGCCCGGTACGGCGCGGGCAAGCCAGTGGAGGTACGGCTGCGCCGGGAGGGACGCCACGCCCGCCTGGAGGTGGTGGACCACGGCATGGGCGTGAAGCCCGAGCACCAGGCGCGCATCTTCCACCGCTTCGAGCGCGCCGTCTCCGCGCGGCACTTCGGGGGCCTGGGCCTGGGATTGTGGGTGTCGCGCCAGGTGGTCGAGGCGCACGGGGGTTCCATCTCCCTCACGGACACTCCCGGAGGCGGAGCGACCTTCACCGTGGAACTGCCGCTCCAGGGAAGCTGA